A window of Primulina huaijiensis isolate GDHJ02 chromosome 9, ASM1229523v2, whole genome shotgun sequence contains these coding sequences:
- the LOC140985370 gene encoding uncharacterized protein, which produces MEEKREPSISTSTAKDQPILCEECKTKPSKYKCPGCSLRSCSLPCVNAHKQRTACTGKKPVANSVPLSKFDDNLILSDYNMLEDVKRIAESAQRKRVKLCGDYHFRLPFPLKSLRSAAGSRRTRILFHSNGMSKREMNKTYYNNRKKFISWTIEWRFHSTGVVLIDHGIHENRAFSSVIENHLKPGPWNHKLKQFCDETLDSLKFFIRKFPKGPKSPFCQLNMRAPIREQLANMVILEYPVVYVFLPSHSYDFEVITNSIPIKMEIRESARNGCPSPKGMTFNVEEIEDGGASEPHVSHLTNCAYGNSKTKKEPKYSVKSPLAVRAVKQAQSIFQSDTCTRATQDGNEGSSFSTMQLAPYDDIDFDLEPALLDVYSNLISETNIDKLLDFGSVLADEPKNFEVETFLLEEELEEGEIA; this is translated from the exons ATGGAGGAAAAACGAGAACCCTCAATTTCAACTTCAACTGCGAAAGATCAACCAATTCTGTGTGAGGAGTGCAAAACAAAACCATCAAAGTATAAGTGCCCGGGCTGCTCTCTGCGTTCGTGCAGCCTCCCATGTGTCAATGCCCATAAACAACGTACTGCATGCACCGGAAAGAAACCAGTCGCCAATTCTGTCCCGTTGTCGAAATTCGACGATAATCTTATCCTCTCCG attaTAACATGCTTGAGGATGTTAAACGAATTGCTGAATCTGCTCAGAGGAAAAGAGTTAAGTTGTGTGGTGATTATCACTTTAGACTGCCCTTTCCCCTCAAAAGTCTTCGGAGTGCTGCTGGTAGTAGGAGGACGAGAATCTTATTTCATTCTAATGGAATGTCAAAGAGAGAAATGAACAAGACTTATTACAACAACAG gaaGAAATTCATATCATGGACCATTGAGTGGCGGTTTCATTCGACGGGTGTTGTGCTAATTGACCATGG AATACACGAGAATAGAGCTTTCTCTTCGGTGATTGAAAATCATCTAAAGCCTGGCCCTTGGAAccataaattgaaacaatttTGTGACGAGACACTGGATTCTCTTAAATTTTTCATCCGCAAATTTCCAAAG GGGCCGAAATCACCATTTTGTCAATTGAACATGAGAGCTCCAATTCGTGAGCAACTAGCAAATATGGTCATTTTAGAGTACCCCGTTGTCTATGTGTTCTTACCTTCACATAGCTACGATTTTGAAGTGATAACTAATTCAATTCCAATTAAAATGGAGATTAGAGAGTCCGCCCGTAATGGTTGCCCGAGTCCTAAAGGCATGACATTTAATGTCGAAGAAATCGAAGATGGGGGGGCTTCAGAACCTCATGTTTCCCATCTCACAAACTGTGCCTATGGGAACAGTAAGACCAAGAAAGAACCAAAATACTCAGTTAAGAGCCCATTAGCTGTAAGAGCGGTGAAGCAAGCCCAATCAATCTTCCAAAGTGATACATGCACTAGGGCCACTCAAGATGGTAATGAAGGCAGCAGCTTCAGCACAATGCAGTTGGCTCCTTATGATGATATAGATTTTGACCTCGAGCCAGCTTTACTCGACGTGTACTCAAATCTTATTTCAGAAACCAATATTGACAAGTTGCTTGATTTTGGCTCTGTATTAGCTGATGAGcccaaaaattttgaagttgAAACGTTTTTGTTGGAGGAAGAACTGGAAGAAGGAGAGATAGCATAA
- the LOC140984574 gene encoding uncharacterized protein: MWRFKPFTHKEQTGLEGRIIDIGNFKVQVRSVIAEGGFSSVYSARDAIHGSKPFALKHIICNDEESLELAMKEISVMKSLKEHPNVVTLCAHAVFDMGRTKEILLLMEYCEKSLVNVLESRGAGFFEEKQVLTIFRDVCNAVFAMHCHSPPIAHRDLKAENLLLGSDGLWKLCDFGSTSTNHKCFEKPEEMGIEEDNIRKYTTPAYRAPEMWDLFRRELISEKVDIWALGCLLFHICYFKLAFDGESKLQILNGNYRIPDLPKYNSSLTDLVRDMLQSSPNDRPDITQVWFRVNSLLPEGSQKSLPDGPLEMPQQTTDVLAGMPKPANKSNPMPRRSPPPPPLAGARNVSLVPNNLRTGENAGPFGAFWTSEHAKCSVLNEDESRSKYDEDGTNHTSSGHEKICPEKHPASHLTPSKEQNFQSSTVQKTTPGRSVDRTSFESSPFSDDSNQSTERSRPPKPEGTPTFQNDAFNAFVAEFGGNKKSPSINGQRPEKEEFLEAELKKVREQLAHANIEKAEITSKYEKLSAICRLQRQEMQDLKQALAARTPSPSKDQPRIQSSTTPPNEKIEGTDWELQRSLFDQGSMSPDPQQWQAFTDDSRPQTLPPNNNPKSVRTRNGHQSKKATEPSSGTNAWGFGSENFKADPLDSSKLNVPIGGLSKSQRFGESKSVENKLDPQPAGWAGF, from the exons ATGTGGAGATTCAAACCCTTTACGCACAAAGAACAAACTGGGCTGGAAGGTCGCATCATTGACATTGGCAATTTCAAAGTTCAGGTTCGTAGTGTCATCGCAGAAGGTGGATTCTCATCTGTCTACTCAGCTAGAGATGCAATACATGGTTCCAAGCCATTTGCTTTAAAGCACATTATATGCAATGATGAAGAGTCACTGGAGCTAGCGATGAAAGAGATATCAGTCATGAAATCACTCAAAGAGCATCCCAATGTTGTTACTCTTTGTGCGCATGCTGTATTTGATATGGGACGTACCAAGGAGATCCTCCTTCTCATGGAATATTGTGAGAAATCTCTGGTTAATGTGCTTGAGAGCAGGGGGGCTGGGTTCTTTGAGGAAAAACAGGTTCTAACAATTTTCCGGGATGTGTGCAATGCTGTCTTTGCAATGCACTGCCACAGTCCACCTATTGCACATCG AGACTTGAAGGCTGAGAATCTTTTGCTGGGGTCTGATGGATTGTGGAAGTTGTGTGATTTTGGTAGTACTAGCACAAATCATAAATGCTTCGAGAAACCCGAGGAAATGGGCATCGAGGAGGATAATATTAGGAAATATACAACACCAGCATATAGAGCTCCTGAG ATGTGGGATCTTTTTCGCAGAGAACTTATAAGTGAGAAAGTAGATATATGG GCGCTCGGATGTCTCCTTTTTCACATATGTTACTTCAAGTTAGCATTTGATGGTGAATCAAAACTCCAAATTTTGAATGGGAACTATCGCATCCCAGATTTACCCAAGTATAACTCATCACTGACAGACCTTGTAAGAGACATGCTTCAATCTTCCCCCAATGACAGACCAGATATCACGCAG GTCTGGTTCCGTGTTAATAGCCTTTTACCTGAAGGGTCACAGAAATCATTACCTGACGGACCTCTGGAAATGCCGCAACAGACTACTGATGTTCTTGCAG GCATGCCAAAGCCTGCAAATAAGTCCAATCCAATGCCTCGTAGAAGTCCACCTCCTCCTCCCTTGGCTGGAGCACGAAACGTATCATTAGTTCCAAATAATCTCAGAACAGGCGAAAACGCAGGCCCTTTTGGTGCTTTCTGGACCTCCGAACATGCAAAATGTTCAGTATTGAATGAGGACGAGAGCCGATCTAAATATGATGAAGACGGAACCAATCATACATCATCTGGACATGAAAAGATCTGTCCCGAAAAGCATCCAGCTTCCCATTTAACTCCATCTAAGGAGCAAAATTTTCAATCTTCTACAGTCCAAAAGACCACACCAGGTAGATCAGTCGATAGAACAAGTTTTGAAAGTTCACCATTTTCGGATGATTCAAACCAAAGTACTGAAAGATCAAGACCCCCAAAACCAGAGGGAACACCCACCTTTCAAAATGATGCATTCAATGCTTTTGTAGCAGAATTTGGTGGTAACAAGAAAAGTCCCAGCATCAATGGTCAGAGACCAGAAAAGGAAGAGTTCTTGGAGGCAGAGCTCAAAAAGGTGAGAGAGCAGCTTGCACATGCCAATATAGAGAAGGCAGAAATAACCTCCAAATACGAAAAGCTCTCTGCAATTTGTCGGTTGCAGCGTCAAGAAATGCAGGATCTTAAGCAAGCTCTAGCTGCAAGAACTCCATCACCGAGTAAAGATCAGCCCAGAATCCAATCATCCACTACTCCACCT AATGAGAAGATTGAAGGAACGGATTGGGAATTGCAACGCAGTTTATTTGACCAAGGTTCTATGAGCCCGGACCCTCAACAGTGGCAGGCTTTCACCGATGATTCCAGGCCACAGACGTTGCCTCCGAACAACAACCCTAAATCTGTTAGAACAAGAAATGGTCATCAGAGCAAAAAGGCCACCGAGCCATCTTCTGGTACCAATGCTTGGGGATTTGGATCCGAGAATTTCAAGGCGGATCCTTTGGATTCCTCAAAGCTAAATGTACCCATCGGTGGATTGAGCAAGTCTCAACGATTTGGTGAGTCGAAGAGCGTGGAAAATAAGTTGGATCCCCAACCTGCTGGGTGGGCTGGTTTCTAG